A stretch of the Malus sylvestris chromosome 10, drMalSylv7.2, whole genome shotgun sequence genome encodes the following:
- the LOC126587412 gene encoding 60S ribosomal protein L6, mitochondrial-like, translating into MEAKFFRFLKIVGVGYKARAEAEGRMLYLKLGYSHEVELTVPPAVRVFCFKNNVVCCTGIDKDRVHQFAAAVRSCKPPEVYKGKGIMYVDEVIKKKQGKKSK; encoded by the coding sequence ATGGAAGCCAAATTTTTTCGATTTCTTAAGATTGTGGGTGTGGGTTACAAGGCCCGAGCGGAAGCCGAAGGACGCATGTTGTATCTGAAATTGGGTTACAGTCATGAGGTTGAATTGACCGTTCCTCCTGCTGTTCGGGTTTTCTGCTTCAAGAACAATGTAGTTTGCTGCACCGGAATTGATAAAGATAGGGTGCACCAGTTTGCTGCCGCTGTTCGTAGTTGTAAGCCACCCGAGGTCTACAAGGGAAAGGGTATAATGTATGTCGACGAAGTTATTAAGAAGAAGCAAGGAAAGAAGTCTAAGTGA